The following proteins come from a genomic window of Heyndrickxia acidicola:
- a CDS encoding aminoglycoside 6-adenylyltransferase, with translation MAPLTYERIIEKFLFLCKEDENVLAVIIVGSQARTEMPADNWSDLDLVVFAENPMSLLAEEKWLHKLGNPYITFLENTAVGGGKERRVLFEEGLDVDFAVFPPSALSMLEQESEVLTVFSKGVKVLLDKDNFIKPMLEKIKDRHAPFYRIETKEIKNSIHDFWYHAVLAAKKLRRGELLDGKSICDAYMKNLLVSLIKTLTKLEKGESFNTWHGYRFFERWTDPSILQSFRTLYAHYDEKDTWNALKNTIQLFRHVAIKVCEKAEMEYPHKADEFACKLVEAHYQES, from the coding sequence ATGGCACCATTAACATATGAGAGAATAATTGAAAAGTTTCTCTTCCTTTGTAAAGAAGATGAAAATGTACTTGCGGTAATTATAGTAGGCTCTCAAGCAAGAACCGAAATGCCGGCAGATAATTGGTCAGATTTAGACCTTGTTGTTTTTGCGGAAAATCCAATGTCGTTGCTTGCAGAGGAAAAGTGGCTTCACAAATTAGGAAATCCTTATATCACTTTTCTTGAAAATACTGCTGTTGGGGGAGGGAAAGAGAGGAGAGTACTTTTTGAAGAAGGGTTAGATGTAGATTTTGCTGTGTTCCCTCCTTCTGCATTATCTATGCTGGAACAGGAAAGCGAAGTTTTAACTGTTTTTTCAAAGGGTGTAAAAGTTTTATTAGATAAAGACAACTTTATTAAGCCGATGTTAGAGAAAATAAAGGATAGACATGCACCGTTTTATCGTATAGAAACTAAAGAGATTAAAAATAGTATTCATGATTTTTGGTACCATGCAGTATTAGCAGCGAAAAAACTCCGCCGCGGCGAGCTGTTAGATGGAAAATCCATCTGCGACGCCTATATGAAAAATCTACTTGTCTCTTTAATTAAGACACTAACAAAGCTTGAGAAAGGTGAAAGTTTTAATACATGGCATGGGTACCGTTTTTTTGAAAGATGGACAGACCCAAGCATTCTGCAATCATTTCGCACGTTGTATGCTCACTATGATGAAAAAGACACATGGAATGCTTTGAAAAATACCATACAGCTGTTTAGACATGTTGCTATAAAAGTCTGTGAAAAAGCAGAAATGGAATATCCTCATAAAGCAGATGAATTTGCCTGTAAGCTTGTAGAGGCCCATTATCAGGAAAGTTAA
- a CDS encoding Na+/H+ antiporter produces the protein MDIFIPVLILLSLIGLSNVINHFMPYIPAPIVQIALGVMLAAVPIGIHIPMQPELFFVVFIAPLLFNDGRNVSRGALWKLKAPILLLALGLVFVTVFAVGFIIHWLVPSIPLPAAFALAAILSPTDAVAVSAISDRVIFPKSIMHLLEGEGLMNDASGLVAFKFAVAATVTGTFSLVHASLSFLAISVGGFLGGALLAYMIIRSRTFIRRLGMEDVTLHMLIQILTPSIIYLIIEHLNLSGILAVVAAGIVHSIEREREESPSIKLRLVSQSTWTVLLYVINGLVFVLLGLQIPGVASDILKNPIFNHLVAIQYTLFVTISLLVLRFLWVYLFWNLGWRFKLKEIGKPSFRQISITAFSGVRGAVTLAGAFSIPFSLANGHPFPERPLIIFIAAGVILLSLSAASIFLPILAKAEEEKDINKLDEMEKKAYIHTQKAAILATREELNEENKEAALAIIDIYHQNLNQIKMEEAKEDSKKLKKIEIDLRLKALEAESSFLSSLLKKGQIDRDTAYLYEEHVRRMEIAVTNRVKYKRIILWLVIKRAVFRLLRNLTVTKKIQQEELANKFKRQLPIKMEMAEAAIRELKKGITPENKSITYLVIGDYNKLILKFKQKKNAEAFNQLAMYERELQFKAFQAERDAIQQLYEKGKISLEITRKIRQQINIREAFWEENHLPG, from the coding sequence ATGGACATATTTATCCCCGTGCTTATCCTTTTATCCCTTATTGGATTATCGAACGTAATCAATCATTTTATGCCGTATATTCCTGCACCTATCGTACAAATTGCTCTCGGAGTGATGCTGGCGGCGGTTCCAATAGGCATACATATTCCAATGCAGCCTGAGCTGTTTTTCGTAGTATTTATAGCGCCGCTTTTGTTTAATGACGGAAGGAATGTCTCAAGGGGGGCTTTATGGAAACTCAAGGCACCGATATTGCTTCTGGCCCTTGGACTTGTCTTTGTCACAGTATTTGCTGTTGGTTTCATTATTCATTGGCTGGTTCCGTCTATTCCGCTTCCTGCAGCCTTTGCTCTGGCAGCAATTCTTTCTCCAACGGATGCTGTTGCAGTTAGCGCGATATCTGATAGAGTTATTTTCCCTAAAAGCATCATGCATCTATTGGAAGGAGAAGGGTTAATGAATGATGCATCCGGACTGGTTGCATTTAAATTTGCTGTTGCGGCCACTGTTACTGGAACATTCTCACTTGTCCATGCCAGCTTAAGCTTTCTGGCTATTTCCGTTGGCGGTTTTCTTGGAGGTGCGCTTTTAGCATACATGATCATTCGCTCAAGAACGTTTATCCGGCGTCTTGGGATGGAGGATGTAACACTGCATATGCTTATTCAAATTCTGACACCCTCCATCATCTATTTGATTATTGAGCATTTGAACCTATCGGGAATATTAGCAGTTGTAGCAGCAGGAATTGTTCATTCCATTGAACGGGAACGAGAAGAATCTCCATCTATAAAATTGCGGCTGGTTTCTCAAAGTACCTGGACTGTCCTTTTATATGTCATTAATGGTTTGGTATTTGTATTGCTTGGACTGCAAATACCAGGTGTGGCAAGCGATATTTTAAAAAACCCCATATTTAATCATTTGGTGGCCATACAATACACCTTGTTCGTCACCATCAGCTTATTGGTGCTTCGTTTCCTATGGGTTTATTTATTCTGGAATTTAGGCTGGCGATTTAAATTGAAGGAAATTGGGAAACCGTCCTTTCGCCAGATCAGTATCACTGCTTTTTCCGGGGTAAGAGGAGCTGTTACACTGGCAGGAGCCTTTAGTATTCCGTTTTCACTTGCAAACGGGCATCCTTTCCCGGAAAGACCACTCATTATTTTCATAGCAGCAGGCGTGATATTGCTTTCCCTTTCTGCAGCAAGTATTTTTCTGCCAATTCTTGCTAAAGCGGAAGAGGAGAAGGATATTAACAAATTGGATGAGATGGAGAAGAAAGCTTATATCCACACACAAAAAGCGGCTATTTTGGCAACCAGGGAAGAATTGAATGAAGAAAACAAAGAGGCGGCTCTGGCAATTATTGATATCTATCATCAAAACCTAAATCAAATAAAAATGGAGGAAGCAAAAGAAGACTCCAAAAAATTAAAAAAGATAGAAATTGACCTGCGCCTTAAAGCGTTAGAAGCAGAGTCCAGCTTTCTTTCTTCTTTATTAAAAAAGGGACAAATAGACCGTGATACGGCTTATTTATATGAGGAACATGTACGTAGAATGGAAATAGCTGTTACAAACCGTGTCAAATATAAAAGAATAATTTTGTGGCTTGTAATAAAAAGAGCTGTATTTCGCTTGTTGAGAAATTTAACTGTTACGAAGAAAATACAGCAGGAGGAACTCGCTAATAAATTTAAGCGGCAGCTGCCAATAAAGATGGAAATGGCAGAAGCTGCGATCAGGGAGCTGAAAAAAGGGATCACTCCAGAAAATAAAAGCATTACCTATTTGGTCATCGGAGATTATAACAAGCTGATATTAAAATTTAAACAAAAGAAAAATGCGGAAGCTTTTAATCAATTGGCGATGTATGAAAGAGAGCTCCAATTCAAAGCATTTCAGGCTGAACGTGATGCTATTCAGCAATTATACGAAAAAGGCAAGATATCCTTGGAAATCACACGTAAGATTCGGCAGCAAATTAATATAAGAGAAGCCTTTTGGGAAGAGAATCACTTGCCTGGATAA
- a CDS encoding PH domain-containing protein yields the protein MVFRSKIDSFFIIIMAISVSLLGAALFIPFFMDQYKTLIDGVIVACLFLFASGIILWSAFFIKYELREQYLFVRGGPFKGRIPYKDIEKVHSTREIFAGYRLLSAREGLEVFYKTAGLGSVKISPKEQERFLLELEKRCPKINIQL from the coding sequence ATGGTTTTTCGATCGAAAATCGATTCTTTTTTCATTATCATTATGGCAATAAGCGTTAGCTTACTTGGCGCAGCCCTGTTTATCCCTTTTTTCATGGATCAATATAAAACACTCATCGACGGCGTCATTGTGGCTTGTTTATTCCTCTTTGCTTCAGGCATTATTCTTTGGTCGGCATTTTTTATTAAGTACGAGCTTCGTGAACAGTATTTGTTTGTAAGGGGAGGCCCATTTAAAGGCAGAATACCGTATAAAGATATTGAGAAAGTTCATTCTACAAGAGAGATCTTTGCGGGCTACCGTTTACTTTCTGCCAGGGAAGGCTTGGAGGTATTTTACAAAACAGCCGGCTTGGGAAGTGTAAAAATTTCTCCAAAAGAGCAAGAGCGTTTTCTTTTAGAATTAGAGAAGAGATGCCCGAAGATCAATATCCAGCTATAA
- a CDS encoding GyrI-like domain-containing protein, whose translation MEIIKLEPFCIVGMKVVCDWRGLSVEMPKAWEEIRNRVMEIENLESNEFYDICLRVQGEEFTQLVGCRVFEINDVPPGMTGVLIPAASYAYFHHLRPENEIADSFGKLHGWVKEQGYTVDPTDFKIQKSSHPQEDGHHLYLRIQNI comes from the coding sequence GTGGAAATAATAAAGCTTGAGCCATTTTGTATAGTTGGCATGAAGGTAGTATGTGATTGGAGAGGCTTATCCGTTGAAATGCCGAAAGCCTGGGAGGAAATACGGAATAGAGTAATGGAAATTGAAAACCTTGAATCTAACGAGTTTTATGATATATGCCTCCGAGTGCAAGGTGAAGAGTTTACCCAATTGGTCGGATGCCGGGTTTTCGAAATCAACGATGTTCCGCCTGGAATGACAGGCGTTTTAATACCTGCAGCATCCTACGCCTATTTTCACCATTTAAGACCGGAAAATGAGATAGCTGATTCATTCGGAAAGCTTCATGGCTGGGTTAAAGAACAAGGATATACAGTTGACCCGACTGATTTTAAAATCCAGAAGTCTTCTCACCCTCAGGAAGATGGTCATCATTTATATCTAAGAATCCAAAATATATAA
- a CDS encoding ABC transporter ATP-binding protein encodes MGAAEKKVYHAKTQLIPASMELKGVTKEFIKPSGEVHTVLRNIDLKISKGEFVSIVGPTGCGKSTTLSLIAGFEPPSQGEVLISGEKLEGINPRAACVFQTENAFPWKTVIDNVSLGLRLRGTNKGEAYKEARKWIARVGLTGFESHYPSQLSGGMRKRVALAQSLIVQPEILLMDESFSALDVHTRHLMENELLRIWEETSASVFFITHDLEEAIALSDRVIVLTAGPGATIKGDYQIDLPRPRNVAEISFDPAFMKIHKQIWEDLKDEVMISYENARSLK; translated from the coding sequence GTGGGTGCAGCGGAAAAGAAGGTGTATCATGCCAAGACTCAATTAATTCCGGCAAGTATGGAATTGAAAGGGGTTACAAAGGAATTTATTAAGCCGTCTGGTGAAGTCCATACCGTATTGCGGAATATTGATTTAAAAATTTCAAAAGGAGAATTTGTCTCCATTGTTGGCCCCACAGGCTGTGGGAAATCCACAACTTTAAGCTTGATTGCAGGCTTTGAGCCGCCTTCACAGGGGGAGGTCCTTATTTCAGGGGAAAAGTTAGAGGGAATCAACCCTCGAGCAGCCTGTGTGTTCCAAACGGAAAATGCTTTTCCGTGGAAGACCGTCATCGATAATGTTTCCTTAGGTTTACGATTACGTGGAACGAACAAAGGTGAGGCTTATAAGGAAGCTCGTAAATGGATTGCCCGTGTTGGGCTTACAGGCTTTGAAAGCCATTATCCCTCCCAACTTTCCGGGGGGATGAGAAAACGGGTCGCACTGGCCCAAAGCTTAATTGTCCAGCCTGAAATTCTTCTTATGGATGAATCGTTCTCGGCCCTTGATGTACACACAAGACATCTGATGGAAAATGAATTGTTGCGCATCTGGGAGGAAACCTCTGCATCCGTCTTTTTTATCACTCACGATTTAGAAGAAGCGATTGCCTTAAGCGACAGGGTTATTGTGTTAACGGCTGGGCCCGGAGCAACGATTAAAGGGGATTACCAAATTGATTTGCCGAGGCCGCGAAATGTAGCCGAAATCAGTTTTGATCCTGCATTTATGAAAATTCACAAACAAATTTGGGAAGATTTGAAGGACGAGGTGATGATCAGCTATGAAAACGCTAGAAGTCTCAAGTGA
- a CDS encoding VOC family protein produces MNINRLDHLVLTVKNLSATSSFYKQVLGMEEITFGNGRKALKFGEQKINLHELGNEFEPKASMPKAGSADLCFITENEIEDVIRHMLECSIPIIEGPVKRTGALGSISSIYIRDPDGNLIELSNYV; encoded by the coding sequence ATGAACATAAACCGACTTGATCACCTTGTACTGACTGTAAAAAATCTATCGGCAACCAGCAGTTTCTACAAACAAGTCCTTGGAATGGAAGAGATCACGTTTGGTAATGGAAGGAAAGCACTTAAATTTGGTGAACAAAAAATTAATTTGCACGAGTTAGGAAACGAGTTTGAACCCAAAGCATCCATGCCGAAAGCAGGTTCTGCGGACCTTTGTTTTATTACGGAGAATGAAATTGAAGATGTCATAAGGCATATGCTTGAATGCAGTATCCCTATTATTGAAGGTCCTGTAAAACGGACAGGGGCCTTAGGAAGTATCTCTTCAATCTACATTAGAGACCCTGATGGAAATCTGATAGAACTATCTAATTATGTATAA
- a CDS encoding response regulator — MPKQVLKVLVVDDDFMIAKLHGKFISSQKGYQLAGIAHSYDEAIEIMDRVQPDLLLLDVYLPDQSGIDLLKTIRMQNRRCDVILITAAKELEIVEESFRFGVIDFLIKPFDLEQLQNNLTKYAKFKSRLTASSQLDQEKVDDLKKLRIFESAFNPINQKGIDMRTLAKIKKCMKSSPDPLSADQIAKLAGVSLSTTRTYLSYMVEERELTEEQKYGTVGRPLRLYRIVR, encoded by the coding sequence ATGCCAAAACAGGTGTTAAAAGTGTTAGTTGTTGATGATGATTTTATGATAGCTAAGCTTCACGGTAAGTTTATTTCATCCCAAAAAGGATACCAATTAGCTGGCATTGCACATAGCTATGACGAAGCGATCGAAATCATGGATCGTGTTCAGCCTGATTTGCTTCTATTAGATGTTTACCTTCCTGACCAGTCAGGTATTGACTTGTTAAAAACCATTCGGATGCAAAATAGGCGATGTGACGTTATTTTAATAACGGCAGCCAAAGAATTAGAAATTGTAGAGGAGAGCTTCCGTTTCGGTGTAATTGATTTTTTAATTAAACCTTTTGACTTGGAGCAGCTTCAAAACAACCTCACAAAATATGCAAAATTCAAGTCACGTCTGACTGCATCCAGCCAGCTGGATCAAGAGAAGGTAGATGATTTAAAAAAGCTTCGCATTTTTGAATCGGCTTTTAATCCAATCAATCAGAAAGGGATCGACATGAGAACCTTAGCGAAAATAAAAAAATGCATGAAAAGCTCGCCCGATCCGCTCAGTGCTGATCAAATTGCAAAATTGGCCGGAGTTAGTCTATCAACAACCAGAACATATCTTTCGTATATGGTTGAAGAAAGAGAACTAACGGAAGAACAGAAGTATGGTACAGTGGGACGTCCGCTAAGATTATATCGAATCGTACGTTAG
- the helD gene encoding RNA polymerase recycling motor HelD, whose protein sequence is MNTEFCHEQKRVDRVVETITEQIINLEEETSRRRNEVVNIRKHFWDEVKVNIDTFDDFLETIIGLRQEAQALSVSQSTHKHAAKRLSTLRRMQKVPYFGRIDFVEEGMSTPEQVYIGISTLTDKSGEHFLIYDWRAPISSVYYDYQPGPANYATPGGEIKGILEKKWQYLIRSGDLQSMFDTSLTIGDEILQQVLGKGTDKYMHNIVATIQQEQNRIIRQDRGRLLIVHGAAGSGKTSAALQRIAYLLYKYRDSMNTDQIILFSPNSIFNSYVSNVLPELGEENMQQVTFQEYLDHRLSKEFQVENPYEQLEYILTTKDTPSYKLRVEGIQFKASLRFFEAINSYRQSLEGAGMIFKSIVFRGRSLVSAQQISERFYSSDSSQQFFSRLEKLKDWLLIKINEAEKFEWTKPWVEEEIELLSNEDYHTAYSNLAEKHGFKGEEIADYEIEPEALARWIVHQKLKPLRHRIRSFRFVNMKGIYRQLFADPLNIEKLMEEVPPSEWENICRSTVEMLDEGKLFNEDATPFLLLKELVLGFRTNRSIKHIIVDEAQDYSPFQFEFLKRLFPSARMTVLGDFNQAIFSHAQEMIDFQSLTGLYGPDETEKINMTRSYRSTKTIIEFTRRLIPGGERIIAFEREGEKPVLTQLTDYSKLHHCIASKVEELEKRELNNIAIICKSAEESLSAYEALSGIDNIKLLKSGSIQYEQGVVVIPAYLAKGIEFDAVIIYNASAQVYCDESQLRLFYTACTRAFNTINR, encoded by the coding sequence GTGAATACAGAATTTTGTCATGAGCAAAAACGTGTTGACAGAGTAGTAGAGACGATTACAGAGCAAATCATCAACTTAGAAGAGGAAACTTCCCGGCGCAGGAATGAAGTGGTGAATATCCGTAAACACTTTTGGGATGAAGTGAAGGTGAATATTGATACTTTTGATGATTTTCTTGAAACCATCATCGGCTTAAGGCAAGAAGCCCAAGCACTGTCCGTAAGCCAGAGTACACATAAACATGCAGCTAAGAGATTGTCCACACTCCGCCGTATGCAAAAGGTTCCTTACTTCGGTCGAATCGATTTCGTTGAAGAAGGAATGTCAACACCGGAACAAGTCTATATTGGAATCTCTACGCTTACGGATAAAAGTGGCGAGCATTTCCTTATTTACGACTGGAGGGCGCCAATTTCAAGTGTATACTACGATTACCAGCCTGGCCCAGCTAATTATGCAACTCCCGGAGGTGAAATAAAAGGCATATTGGAGAAAAAGTGGCAGTATCTTATCCGAAGTGGCGATCTCCAATCGATGTTCGATACGAGTCTCACCATTGGTGATGAGATTTTACAACAGGTTCTAGGAAAAGGCACTGACAAATATATGCATAATATAGTAGCTACCATTCAGCAGGAGCAAAACCGGATTATCCGTCAAGACCGAGGCAGGCTGCTTATCGTACATGGTGCTGCTGGCAGCGGCAAGACTTCGGCTGCCTTGCAGAGAATTGCTTATTTGCTGTACAAATATCGAGACAGCATGAATACTGATCAAATTATTCTTTTTTCGCCTAATTCAATATTTAACAGCTACGTGTCTAATGTGCTGCCGGAGCTTGGAGAAGAGAACATGCAGCAGGTCACATTTCAGGAATATTTAGACCATCGACTGAGTAAGGAATTTCAAGTTGAAAATCCCTATGAGCAATTAGAATATATTTTAACGACAAAAGATACTCCTTCTTATAAGTTAAGGGTTGAGGGCATCCAATTTAAGGCATCACTCCGTTTTTTTGAAGCAATCAACTCATACAGGCAGTCATTAGAAGGAGCCGGTATGATATTTAAAAGTATTGTCTTTAGAGGCAGGTCACTTGTATCCGCTCAACAAATATCAGAAAGGTTTTATAGCAGCGACTCCTCACAGCAATTTTTTAGCAGGCTTGAAAAATTGAAGGATTGGTTATTAATTAAAATTAATGAAGCTGAAAAGTTTGAATGGACTAAGCCATGGGTGGAAGAGGAAATTGAGCTGCTTAGCAATGAGGATTATCATACCGCTTATTCCAATTTAGCTGAAAAACATGGCTTTAAAGGAGAAGAGATTGCAGATTACGAGATTGAGCCGGAAGCACTTGCTCGATGGATTGTTCATCAGAAGTTGAAGCCATTGCGCCACAGAATTCGATCCTTTCGTTTCGTCAATATGAAGGGAATATACAGGCAGCTTTTTGCAGATCCACTGAATATTGAGAAGTTGATGGAAGAAGTACCCCCCTCAGAGTGGGAGAATATCTGCCGTTCGACAGTGGAAATGCTGGATGAAGGCAAACTTTTTAATGAAGACGCCACTCCATTTTTACTTTTAAAAGAGCTGGTTCTAGGCTTTCGGACGAATCGCTCCATTAAACACATCATCGTCGATGAAGCACAGGATTATTCACCGTTTCAATTTGAGTTTTTGAAGCGTTTATTTCCATCTGCAAGGATGACGGTGCTCGGTGACTTTAATCAGGCTATATTTTCGCACGCCCAAGAAATGATTGATTTTCAGAGTCTAACAGGTTTATATGGACCGGATGAAACAGAAAAGATTAATATGACAAGAAGCTACCGATCTACAAAAACGATCATCGAATTTACACGCAGACTGATCCCTGGTGGCGAGCGTATAATTGCTTTTGAACGTGAGGGAGAAAAACCGGTCCTTACCCAATTAACAGATTACAGCAAGCTGCATCATTGTATTGCCTCTAAAGTAGAAGAGTTGGAAAAGCGAGAATTAAATAATATTGCCATAATATGCAAATCTGCTGAGGAAAGCTTAAGTGCGTATGAAGCCCTGTCTGGTATTGATAACATTAAGCTCCTAAAGAGTGGGTCAATTCAATACGAACAAGGAGTTGTTGTCATACCAGCGTATTTGGCCAAAGGCATTGAATTCGACGCCGTCATAATTTATAACGCATCTGCGCAAGTATACTGCGATGAGAGCCAGCTCCGATTGTTTTACACTGCCTGCACCAGAGCTTTTAATACGATCAACCGATAA
- a CDS encoding ATP-binding protein: MKGKKIPMKLRTKINALILLNLLFVLILFIFTLSIIMVHREYDETGANALAVAKTVADLPEIVQAYKKPNPSSIIEPIAENIRKKTGAQFIVVSNMKLVRYSHPDPSEIGKHMVGDDDKIVLNGKGSITQATGTLGLSIRGKYPVFDTLHHQIGIVSVGYLVQDIWKKLTYLILEIIGIGSIALIVGLIGAFLLSGHIKKQIFNLEPHEIAFLTQQQAAILESIREGIIAVDTNGTITTFNREAKNLLPNELGEPLGKAVTSILPNSRLKEVIDEGISHYDQPMIIGSSLVVVNRIPVKLNGLVIGAVASFRDKLHLDQLNQRLADIGQYVDTLRSQRHEFMNKLHLISGLIQMKEYDLVKELIENVHNEQQKILDFFLAKVRDPAIVGVLIGKMHRAKEIGIQLSITAESCIKEQCPHRETVLTILGNAIENAIEAIKTMDYEALSPPTITVHIKDDDGQLYIEVSDTGPGIDPKLGDQLFEDGKTTKGEGRGFGLALVSRLVSRLQGNIYMISSPNGAALQVSLPKTEG, translated from the coding sequence TTGAAGGGTAAAAAAATCCCTATGAAGCTTCGTACGAAAATAAATGCCCTAATCTTGTTAAATTTGTTATTTGTCCTTATTCTTTTTATCTTCACGTTATCAATCATCATGGTACATAGGGAATATGATGAAACAGGAGCGAATGCGTTGGCAGTGGCGAAAACAGTTGCGGACTTACCAGAAATTGTCCAAGCCTATAAAAAGCCTAACCCCTCTTCCATCATTGAGCCAATTGCCGAAAACATAAGAAAGAAAACGGGAGCACAATTCATTGTCGTTTCAAACATGAAATTAGTCAGATATAGCCATCCGGACCCATCGGAAATTGGCAAACATATGGTTGGCGATGATGATAAAATCGTTTTAAACGGAAAAGGAAGCATTACTCAAGCAACAGGGACACTTGGTTTATCAATACGCGGCAAATATCCGGTGTTTGACACACTACATCATCAAATCGGTATCGTTTCCGTTGGTTATCTAGTTCAGGATATTTGGAAAAAATTAACTTACTTAATCCTGGAGATTATCGGAATTGGTTCGATTGCATTAATTGTCGGACTCATCGGGGCATTTTTACTCTCTGGTCATATTAAAAAGCAAATTTTCAATTTAGAGCCCCATGAGATTGCCTTTCTTACCCAACAACAGGCAGCCATTCTTGAATCCATACGAGAAGGGATTATCGCTGTTGATACGAATGGTACCATTACAACATTTAACCGGGAAGCAAAAAACCTGCTGCCAAATGAGCTGGGAGAACCATTAGGGAAAGCGGTTACATCTATTCTGCCGAACTCCCGCCTCAAGGAAGTCATTGATGAAGGAATATCTCATTATGACCAGCCGATGATAATAGGCAGCTCATTAGTAGTTGTAAATAGAATTCCAGTAAAACTAAATGGCTTGGTTATCGGTGCCGTTGCAAGCTTTCGGGATAAATTGCATCTTGACCAATTAAATCAGCGCTTAGCCGATATCGGCCAGTATGTTGATACTTTGCGGAGTCAGCGCCATGAGTTTATGAACAAGCTTCATCTCATCTCTGGCCTTATTCAAATGAAGGAATACGATCTTGTTAAAGAGCTGATTGAGAATGTACATAATGAACAGCAAAAGATACTGGACTTTTTCCTTGCCAAAGTTCGCGACCCAGCCATCGTTGGTGTTCTGATTGGGAAGATGCACCGTGCAAAAGAAATTGGCATTCAGCTATCTATAACAGCCGAATCATGTATAAAAGAACAGTGCCCCCACAGGGAAACAGTTTTAACAATATTGGGGAATGCGATTGAAAATGCGATTGAGGCTATTAAAACGATGGATTATGAAGCTCTTTCTCCCCCAACGATCACCGTTCATATAAAAGATGATGATGGACAGCTTTATATCGAAGTGAGTGACACGGGACCTGGAATAGATCCAAAATTGGGTGACCAGCTGTTTGAAGATGGAAAAACAACTAAAGGAGAAGGGCGAGGCTTTGGATTAGCATTAGTTTCAAGGCTCGTCTCCAGACTGCAGGGGAATATTTATATGATTTCTTCTCCAAATGGAGCTGCTTTACAGGTAAGTTTACCTAAGACGGAGGGATAA